Proteins encoded by one window of Tunturibacter psychrotolerans:
- a CDS encoding tagaturonate epimerase family protein — protein sequence MNRRMLNRYSVGTGDRFARQAKAQLQACIQALQEGVVVVPVWNKSNREHTIIGSDPAATRAAADAAVTALHWDNSYFCDADHITLQTVDRFLAPCDFYTMDVADEIGKPASAADTEAFVKRHTELLGTVTLEGIDETFEVTRDLLRDAAGKFLFAVKKAGEVYRKIEQTKGTGNFIPEVSMDETDSAQTPVELLIILAAIADEQIPIQTIAPKFSGRFNKGVDYVGNVEQFEKELALDFAAIAYAIKHYDLPGNLKPSIHSGSDKFSIYPVIHDTMKRFNAGVHLKTAGTTWLEELIGLAEAGGDGLTLAKEIYAEAYAHREELCGPYASVIDIDPAKLPFPLEVSKWDSQQYTSALRHNPREPRYNSSFRQLLHVGFKIAAKMGTRYLDLLESNEAVVAVNVTENLYKRHIAPVFLGHHE from the coding sequence ATGAACAGACGAATGTTGAATCGATACTCAGTCGGTACAGGCGACCGGTTTGCGCGCCAGGCGAAGGCGCAGTTGCAGGCTTGCATTCAGGCGTTGCAGGAAGGTGTTGTGGTGGTGCCGGTATGGAACAAATCGAATCGCGAACACACCATCATTGGCTCAGATCCGGCAGCGACCCGTGCAGCTGCCGATGCCGCCGTGACGGCGCTCCATTGGGACAATTCTTACTTTTGCGACGCCGATCACATAACGCTTCAAACCGTAGATCGCTTCCTCGCCCCGTGCGACTTCTACACCATGGATGTGGCCGACGAGATTGGCAAACCAGCTTCGGCCGCAGATACGGAAGCCTTTGTGAAGCGCCACACGGAGCTCCTAGGAACGGTTACGCTGGAAGGAATCGATGAGACCTTCGAGGTTACTCGGGATCTGCTTCGCGACGCGGCTGGCAAATTTCTTTTCGCTGTTAAAAAAGCCGGCGAAGTTTACCGCAAGATCGAGCAGACAAAAGGGACAGGGAACTTCATCCCGGAAGTCTCGATGGACGAGACTGACTCTGCGCAAACGCCGGTGGAGCTGCTTATTATTCTCGCTGCGATAGCTGACGAGCAGATCCCGATTCAGACTATCGCTCCAAAGTTCAGCGGACGCTTCAACAAAGGTGTGGACTACGTCGGAAACGTTGAGCAGTTCGAGAAAGAGCTCGCGCTCGACTTCGCAGCCATCGCCTATGCCATAAAGCACTATGATCTGCCGGGGAACCTTAAGCCGAGCATACATTCCGGCAGCGACAAATTCTCGATCTATCCGGTTATCCATGACACGATGAAGCGCTTCAATGCCGGTGTACACCTCAAGACCGCTGGCACCACCTGGCTCGAGGAACTGATCGGCCTCGCGGAAGCCGGTGGCGATGGGCTGACGCTGGCGAAGGAAATCTACGCCGAAGCTTATGCTCACCGGGAAGAACTATGCGGCCCCTATGCATCGGTGATCGACATCGATCCGGCTAAACTGCCTTTTCCCCTCGAAGTAAGTAAATGGGACTCGCAGCAGTACACCTCGGCGTTGCGCCACAACCCTCGTGAACCGCGATACAACAGCAGCTTTCGTCAGCTTTTGCACGTGGGCTTCAAGATCGCGGCTAAGATGGGAACGCGCTACCTCGACCTGTTGGAGAGCAATGAAGCAGTTGTTGCCGTCAACGTGACCGAAAACCTGTATAAGCGCCACATCGCACCGGTATTTCTTGGCCATCATGAATAG
- a CDS encoding Gfo/Idh/MocA family protein, with amino-acid sequence MNSDEQNLGLGSWSRRRFVQMGAASAVVLGAMNSAHANADEATTSRTMIDVPFDKRNPRVAFIGTGGRGTNLLENLLAADGQVVALCDLIRDHAEHAASLVVKAGQAKPQIFADDPDAYEAMLAKDDIDLVLVATPWSWHAEMAIAAMKHGKDVCIEVPGVVTLAECWKIVETSEQTRKHCMMLENCCYGYNETLILRMIRDGKFGDLLYGEGAYLHDLREELFSDKGEGLWRRAEHTMRDGNLYPSHGLGPVANYMNMQRGDRFGYIVSMSSPQRGLDQYRKEHLHPGDPRLEERYVTGDMNTSLIKTAKGLTITVKHAVATPHPYDRINLIAGSKGIFQDYPPRIYLDGQNKDESYMPIESWKQYAHPLWVKEGQLAAKLGGHGGMDFIMLYRLLQCVREGLPPDMDVYDAASWSAVGPLSVSSVSRGSAPVDFPDFTQGKWMQRNISPIASHA; translated from the coding sequence ATGAATTCTGACGAGCAGAACCTTGGATTGGGATCGTGGAGCAGACGCAGGTTCGTTCAGATGGGCGCGGCCAGCGCGGTTGTGCTCGGCGCAATGAATTCAGCTCATGCCAATGCGGACGAAGCTACCACGTCCCGGACCATGATCGACGTACCGTTTGACAAGCGAAACCCGCGGGTCGCCTTTATCGGCACCGGTGGGCGCGGCACAAATTTGCTGGAGAATCTACTTGCAGCCGATGGCCAGGTGGTTGCGTTGTGTGATCTGATCCGCGACCATGCCGAACATGCCGCATCGTTGGTGGTCAAGGCCGGGCAGGCCAAGCCGCAGATTTTTGCGGATGATCCGGATGCCTACGAAGCCATGCTTGCCAAAGACGACATCGACTTGGTGCTGGTTGCAACTCCTTGGAGCTGGCATGCAGAGATGGCGATTGCCGCCATGAAGCATGGCAAGGACGTGTGCATTGAAGTACCAGGCGTGGTGACGCTCGCGGAATGCTGGAAGATCGTCGAAACATCGGAACAGACGCGCAAGCACTGCATGATGTTGGAGAACTGCTGCTACGGCTACAACGAGACGCTGATTCTGCGTATGATTCGCGATGGCAAGTTTGGCGATCTTCTCTACGGAGAAGGCGCATACCTACACGATCTTCGAGAAGAGCTATTTTCCGATAAAGGGGAAGGCCTGTGGCGTCGAGCCGAACATACTATGCGCGACGGTAACTTGTATCCCAGCCACGGTCTTGGACCGGTAGCGAACTACATGAATATGCAGCGCGGCGATCGTTTTGGCTACATCGTTTCGATGAGCTCGCCGCAGCGAGGCCTCGATCAATACCGCAAGGAGCATCTGCATCCGGGCGATCCGCGCCTGGAGGAGCGCTACGTGACTGGCGACATGAACACGTCGCTCATCAAGACCGCGAAGGGACTCACCATCACCGTCAAGCACGCTGTCGCCACGCCGCATCCCTACGATCGCATCAATTTGATTGCCGGATCGAAAGGCATCTTTCAAGACTACCCACCACGCATTTACCTTGACGGCCAAAACAAGGACGAGTCCTATATGCCGATTGAGTCGTGGAAGCAATATGCGCATCCGCTTTGGGTGAAAGAGGGCCAGCTCGCGGCAAAGCTGGGCGGGCATGGCGGTATGGACTTCATCATGCTCTACCGCCTGCTGCAATGCGTGCGCGAGGGTCTGCCGCCGGATATGGATGTGTATGATGCCGCTTCCTGGTCTGCAGTGGGACCGCTCAGCGTGAGTTCCGTAAGCCGTGGCAGTGCGCCGGTCGATTTCCCAGACTTCACTCAAGGTAAGTGGATGCAGCGAAACATATCTCCCATCGCCAGCCATGCATAA
- a CDS encoding acyltransferase family protein, translating into MGETFVIQEQKVQRNIAVDAYRGFVMLLMMAEVLQFAHVALSFPNSLLWRILAFNQSHVEWVGMSLHDTIQPSFTFLVGVALPYSLRSRQKKGTSFARMLGHTIWRSFLLIALGIFLRSTHSPITYFTFEDTLTQIGLGYTFAFLLTFAHPRWQWTALAAILFGYWLAWALYPAPGPNFNYAAVGVPDNWHQHLLTGFAAHWNMNSNFGQAFDVWFLNLFPRTSRFLYNDGGYLTLSFIPTLATMLLGVAAGRWSLAASPAIPMRKFLVAGAAFMAAGLLFHFTGVCPIVKRVWTPSWTLFSGGVCFFYLAAFSWVIEIKKQRGLAFPLVVIGMNSIAAYLIAHLCEEFVESSIRINLEAGFLNMLGSALEPIVLGTLTLGIYWLMLFWMYRKKLFIRI; encoded by the coding sequence ATGGGAGAAACTTTCGTGATTCAGGAGCAAAAAGTGCAGCGAAACATCGCGGTGGACGCCTACCGCGGCTTCGTCATGCTGCTGATGATGGCGGAAGTCCTTCAGTTTGCCCACGTAGCTCTATCGTTCCCGAACAGCTTGCTGTGGCGAATCCTGGCCTTCAACCAATCCCACGTCGAGTGGGTGGGCATGAGTCTCCATGACACGATCCAGCCTTCCTTTACCTTCCTGGTCGGAGTTGCCCTTCCCTACTCGCTGCGAAGTCGGCAGAAGAAAGGCACCTCTTTCGCACGCATGCTCGGCCATACTATCTGGCGTAGTTTTCTGCTTATCGCGCTGGGAATCTTCTTACGGTCCACACATAGCCCCATCACTTATTTCACCTTCGAAGACACCCTGACGCAGATTGGTCTCGGCTACACTTTTGCTTTTCTGTTGACGTTCGCTCATCCGCGCTGGCAATGGACGGCATTGGCAGCGATCCTGTTCGGCTACTGGTTGGCATGGGCTCTTTATCCAGCGCCGGGTCCGAATTTCAACTACGCGGCGGTGGGTGTGCCGGACAACTGGCATCAACACCTCCTCACCGGTTTTGCAGCGCATTGGAATATGAACAGCAACTTCGGCCAGGCCTTCGATGTCTGGTTCCTGAACCTGTTTCCCCGCACCAGTCGGTTTCTGTACAACGACGGCGGCTATCTTACCCTGAGTTTCATTCCGACGCTGGCCACGATGCTGCTGGGGGTTGCCGCGGGACGCTGGTCGCTGGCGGCATCGCCGGCAATTCCAATGCGGAAGTTCCTGGTGGCAGGCGCTGCTTTCATGGCTGCCGGCCTGTTGTTCCACTTTACCGGGGTTTGCCCCATTGTGAAGCGGGTCTGGACGCCTTCATGGACGCTGTTCAGCGGCGGCGTGTGCTTCTTCTATCTGGCTGCCTTTTCGTGGGTCATCGAAATCAAGAAACAGCGTGGCCTTGCATTCCCGCTTGTCGTGATCGGCATGAACTCCATCGCCGCGTATCTGATTGCTCACCTCTGTGAGGAATTTGTTGAGAGCAGCATCCGCATCAATCTAGAGGCCGGCTTTTTGAATATGCTGGGAAGCGCCCTCGAGCCGATCGTTCTTGGAACTCTCACCCTGGGAATCTACTGGCTCATGCTGTTCTGGATGTATCGCAAGAAGCTCTTTATTCGAATCTAG
- a CDS encoding Gfo/Idh/MocA family protein, which translates to MAENARKEIDRRTFVKQAGVTMLAAGMSAQSYARILGANDRIRLGQLGCGDRSQGHVHMVTLASKQMPVEVVAVCDLWSMAREHRAAQVKKAFNVEPQSFKYSEEMLALKDLDGVMIATGDFQHAKLCAEVVKAGKDCYVEKPFANVLSEAIETRNIVRQSKQIVQMGTQHRSQPYPLAVRDIIRSGRIGKIVHVEQEWNVNEERWRFTRSDTGYSREMLMDVNMEWKQWLNGRTSHLKEDDTDWKRWLLGKPDRPFDPHVYLEFRLYKDFSSGIFDQWLSHGCDLVHLWTDEAYPESVVANGGIFAWNDGRENPDTAVTAIVYPKGFLYTYKTIFGNSYRSFSRIDGRDGTIENYGGEGASLFMVTREGGRQEFDPFDVGPAYKSLPIVGPAKDGGEIVQVPGAPAPTSLGPDDDDVVHLVNWLQSMQTRSQPNATVEHGFSHSLICIMATQSYWSGRKLYWDSKNEQIVDHPVGASTA; encoded by the coding sequence ATGGCTGAAAACGCAAGAAAAGAAATCGATCGCCGCACATTTGTGAAGCAGGCTGGAGTCACGATGCTGGCTGCAGGCATGAGTGCTCAATCCTATGCGCGCATTCTCGGCGCCAACGATCGCATTCGCCTGGGCCAACTCGGCTGCGGTGACCGGAGCCAGGGACATGTGCACATGGTGACGCTTGCCTCCAAGCAGATGCCGGTTGAAGTGGTTGCAGTTTGCGATCTGTGGAGCATGGCACGGGAGCACCGCGCGGCCCAGGTGAAAAAGGCGTTCAATGTTGAACCGCAAAGCTTCAAGTACTCCGAAGAGATGCTGGCGTTGAAGGACCTTGACGGAGTGATGATTGCCACGGGCGACTTCCAGCATGCCAAGCTGTGTGCCGAAGTGGTGAAGGCCGGAAAGGATTGCTACGTTGAAAAGCCCTTTGCGAACGTACTCTCCGAGGCCATTGAGACGCGCAACATCGTCAGGCAATCCAAACAAATTGTGCAGATGGGAACACAGCATCGCAGCCAGCCCTATCCGCTTGCAGTAAGGGACATCATTCGTTCGGGACGCATCGGAAAGATCGTACACGTTGAGCAGGAATGGAATGTCAATGAAGAGCGGTGGAGATTCACTCGGTCGGACACTGGCTATTCCAGAGAGATGTTGATGGACGTCAACATGGAGTGGAAGCAATGGCTCAATGGCCGGACATCGCATCTGAAAGAAGACGATACGGATTGGAAGCGGTGGCTGCTGGGTAAGCCTGATCGTCCATTTGATCCCCATGTCTATCTTGAATTCAGGCTGTATAAAGACTTTTCGTCGGGAATCTTCGATCAGTGGCTTAGCCATGGCTGCGACCTGGTGCATCTGTGGACGGACGAGGCCTATCCGGAGAGCGTGGTTGCCAACGGCGGAATCTTCGCATGGAACGATGGACGGGAAAATCCGGATACTGCCGTGACGGCAATCGTCTATCCGAAGGGCTTTCTCTACACGTACAAGACGATCTTCGGAAACAGCTATCGCAGCTTTTCGCGAATTGATGGACGAGATGGCACGATCGAGAATTACGGCGGCGAGGGCGCGTCGCTGTTTATGGTTACGCGCGAAGGGGGTAGGCAGGAGTTCGATCCATTCGACGTTGGGCCGGCGTACAAAAGTCTTCCCATCGTTGGACCCGCGAAAGACGGCGGAGAAATTGTCCAGGTTCCCGGAGCGCCGGCGCCGACCTCACTGGGTCCGGACGATGATGACGTAGTTCATCTGGTGAACTGGTTGCAGTCGATGCAGACGCGGAGCCAGCCCAACGCCACCGTCGAACATGGATTCTCGCATTCGCTTATCTGCATCATGGCGACACAATCTTACTGGAGCGGTAGGAAGCTGTATTGGGATTCGAAGAACGAGCAAATTGTCGATCATCCGGTTGGAGCTTCCACTGCCTGA
- the agaR gene encoding transcriptional repressor AgaR gives MIKDSSIVDDPEEGSALEPATGGSAAETPLDGMMAEERRTQILQIIRSAGRVRVNGLATRFNTSAVTIRSDLNELHQRGLVLRSHGGAVLPETILRESPVHERLKTHSDEKRRIGAMAATLIDNGETIILDSGTTTLEIARQIKKKPGLQVITNGVNIAAELLDARDVQVFIVGGTVRGESASISGHFAEQMFEQFSADKLFLSGAGCDLDFGVSGANLEETMVNRAMIRIAREIILVADSSKFSKRSMSRIALFSQIDTVISNTSLDEEVQEKLRAIGCNLILV, from the coding sequence ATGATAAAAGATAGCTCGATAGTGGATGATCCCGAAGAGGGTTCGGCGCTGGAGCCGGCAACCGGCGGATCGGCGGCTGAAACGCCGCTAGACGGAATGATGGCCGAGGAGCGGCGGACGCAGATCCTGCAGATCATCCGCAGCGCCGGCCGGGTGCGGGTGAATGGACTAGCCACCCGGTTTAATACGTCGGCCGTAACCATTCGCAGCGATCTGAACGAATTGCATCAGCGTGGCCTGGTACTGCGCTCCCACGGGGGAGCGGTCCTTCCGGAAACAATCCTGCGGGAGTCGCCCGTACACGAGCGCCTGAAGACCCACTCGGATGAAAAGCGGCGCATCGGCGCGATGGCGGCCACGCTGATTGACAACGGCGAAACCATTATCCTGGATTCCGGCACAACGACCTTGGAAATCGCTCGGCAAATCAAGAAAAAGCCGGGTCTGCAGGTGATTACCAACGGAGTCAACATCGCCGCTGAACTGCTGGATGCGCGCGATGTGCAGGTCTTCATTGTTGGCGGAACGGTGCGCGGTGAGTCGGCGTCCATCAGCGGCCACTTCGCGGAACAAATGTTCGAGCAGTTCTCCGCCGACAAGCTTTTTCTGAGCGGAGCAGGATGCGATCTCGACTTCGGTGTAAGCGGAGCGAACTTGGAAGAGACGATGGTGAACCGGGCGATGATTCGCATTGCGCGTGAAATTATTCTGGTGGCCGATTCCAGCAAATTTTCCAAGCGCAGCATGTCGCGCATTGCGCTGTTTTCACAGATCGACACCGTTATCAGTAACACGAGCCTCGATGAAGAGGTCCAGGAAAAATTGCGGGCCATCGGCTGCAATCTCATCCTGGTGTAG
- a CDS encoding fibronectin type III domain-containing protein: MERKDLTRMHCYAQAVLCLTCFALPFAASAQVDVLTNHNNHERTGTNLHETVLTPANVNAAKFGMLFKRVVDDQLYAQPLLVTNVKIGGGWHNVVYVTTVNNSVYAFDANDPKATVPFWHVNFGTPANLNDADFGCTDINGSMGIIGTPVIDEKKTTLYVVALTKAGGQFSQRLHALDLATGADLAHSPVPIAAHGFDPLLQNQRPALFLSGGNVLICYASHCDKDPYHGFLISYDAASLTQNGVFNTSPGGSEASIWQSGQAPAVDDKGNIYFITGNGSWNGTTQFSESFIKLDPHLRLLDWFTPTNHFELDKNDNDLNSSGAVLIPGTHLVIGGGKEGVLYVIDTEHFGHLGDQHAVQHFPATSSHLHSMVYWKSAKNGNVLYLWGQRDRARAYRLSGNKFDETPFMIRPDKNDGHPGAMLSLSANGDKDGILWAAIHATGDSWNESRPGILHAYDADDINHELWNSLENPARDDCNNYSKMSPPTVANGKVYLASFGTANVGTGQLCVYGLLPNGSAPDAPANVHAALQGRFISLTWSPVAQARTYIIESSQAGATQIIASGLTRPEFTDPVADLGTKTYWVRAVNANGESVPSAPATVDVEHAPHPRHKH, from the coding sequence ATGGAACGAAAGGATCTGACCCGCATGCATTGCTACGCACAAGCTGTACTTTGCCTCACCTGTTTTGCGTTGCCCTTCGCGGCTTCCGCCCAAGTGGATGTTCTTACCAATCACAATAATCATGAGCGAACGGGCACGAATCTGCACGAGACGGTTCTTACGCCCGCCAACGTCAACGCAGCAAAGTTCGGTATGCTTTTCAAACGCGTGGTGGACGATCAGCTGTACGCACAGCCATTGTTGGTAACGAATGTGAAGATAGGCGGCGGGTGGCACAATGTCGTCTATGTAACGACCGTCAATAACAGCGTGTATGCTTTCGACGCGAACGATCCGAAGGCCACCGTCCCCTTCTGGCATGTCAACTTCGGAACGCCAGCCAATTTGAACGACGCGGATTTCGGCTGCACGGACATCAACGGCAGCATGGGCATCATCGGCACTCCGGTGATCGATGAGAAAAAAACAACCCTGTACGTCGTCGCGTTGACGAAAGCAGGTGGCCAGTTCAGCCAACGTCTCCATGCCCTGGACCTTGCCACCGGAGCTGATCTCGCCCATAGCCCTGTTCCCATTGCAGCTCACGGGTTTGATCCGCTGCTGCAAAACCAGCGGCCTGCACTCTTCCTTTCCGGCGGCAATGTGCTCATTTGCTACGCGTCGCACTGCGACAAGGACCCGTATCATGGATTCCTGATAAGCTACGACGCGGCCTCGCTCACCCAGAACGGCGTGTTTAACACATCGCCCGGAGGGAGCGAAGCGAGCATCTGGCAATCCGGCCAGGCGCCCGCCGTCGATGACAAGGGGAACATCTATTTCATCACCGGAAACGGCAGCTGGAACGGGACTACACAATTCAGCGAGAGCTTCATCAAGCTCGATCCGCACCTCCGTCTGCTGGACTGGTTCACACCCACTAACCATTTTGAATTGGATAAGAACGACAACGATCTCAACTCCTCGGGAGCTGTCTTGATTCCGGGAACGCACCTGGTGATTGGCGGCGGAAAAGAGGGCGTGCTCTATGTTATCGACACCGAGCACTTTGGCCACTTAGGCGATCAGCACGCCGTGCAGCACTTTCCCGCGACGAGTTCCCATCTGCATAGCATGGTCTATTGGAAGAGCGCCAAGAACGGCAACGTGCTTTACCTCTGGGGTCAGCGGGACAGGGCTCGTGCCTATCGGCTCAGCGGCAACAAGTTTGACGAGACGCCGTTCATGATTCGGCCGGACAAGAACGATGGCCATCCCGGAGCCATGCTTTCCCTGTCCGCCAACGGCGACAAGGATGGCATTCTGTGGGCCGCGATTCATGCCACCGGCGATTCATGGAACGAGTCGCGCCCCGGCATTCTGCATGCCTACGATGCGGACGACATCAATCACGAGCTTTGGAATTCTCTCGAGAACCCGGCGCGCGACGACTGCAACAACTACTCCAAGATGTCTCCGCCCACCGTGGCTAATGGGAAAGTGTACCTAGCCAGCTTTGGCACGGCGAACGTTGGGACCGGACAGCTGTGCGTGTACGGATTGCTTCCCAACGGCTCTGCGCCGGATGCGCCGGCCAACGTCCACGCCGCGCTCCAAGGCAGATTCATCAGCCTCACATGGAGTCCAGTAGCACAGGCCAGAACGTACATCATTGAGAGTTCGCAGGCAGGAGCCACGCAAATCATTGCGTCCGGACTAACACGGCCGGAGTTTACCGATCCGGTTGCCGACTTGGGAACAAAAACTTATTGGGTTCGCGCAGTCAACGCCAATGGTGAAAGCGTGCCTTCGGCGCCTGCTACTGTTGACGTTGAGCACGCGCCCCATCCACGACACAAGCATTGA
- a CDS encoding MFS transporter: MNAENVAVEVDASQKPRGRGSVRWWIVWTLFLSTVTNYISRQTFSVLAPLITAQYHLTHTDLSKILGAFQISYALTWLLGGIFLDAVGTRLGLALAVVFWSVINILTGFASSVFGFAAFRFLLGIGEGFNWPGASKTVAEWFPSQERSLAVAIFDSGSSVGGAVAAFVIPLIALAFGWRSAFFFSGALGFVWLALWLRVYHPLDRHPRVTKDEVALIRAGQDAPSTSAERGVQRWLTLARNRNVWGIVLGRALTDPIWWFYVFWLPQYLSDARGFSLQRIALFAWIPFIAADLGNFTGGWISGYCIRRGVSVLRARTWVCVVSCLPILAGIPAASVHSVYFALGLICFALWGYASWSTMGLTLPSDLFPQDVVATVTGVSGLAAGLVGAAFTFAVGILVDRFSYAPAFLVAGLMPILATACLLLLVRAPASAAGPIALKS, encoded by the coding sequence ATGAATGCTGAAAATGTGGCAGTGGAGGTTGACGCGTCGCAGAAGCCGCGCGGCAGAGGGAGCGTGCGATGGTGGATTGTTTGGACGCTGTTCCTTTCTACGGTAACCAATTACATCAGCCGGCAGACGTTCTCCGTGTTGGCACCGCTGATCACGGCGCAATACCACTTGACGCATACAGACCTATCCAAGATTCTTGGCGCGTTTCAGATCTCGTATGCTCTCACGTGGCTGCTTGGCGGCATCTTTCTTGACGCTGTGGGCACGCGCCTCGGGCTTGCTCTTGCTGTCGTCTTCTGGTCGGTGATCAACATCCTCACTGGCTTCGCCAGCTCCGTTTTCGGCTTTGCGGCTTTTCGATTTCTACTCGGCATAGGCGAAGGGTTCAACTGGCCCGGAGCCAGCAAGACCGTTGCGGAGTGGTTCCCTAGCCAGGAACGCAGCCTTGCCGTGGCCATCTTTGATAGCGGCTCCAGTGTCGGCGGAGCCGTGGCTGCGTTCGTGATTCCTCTCATAGCGTTGGCCTTTGGCTGGCGTTCCGCCTTCTTTTTCTCCGGCGCTCTGGGCTTTGTCTGGCTGGCGCTCTGGTTGCGCGTCTACCATCCGTTAGACCGTCATCCAAGGGTCACGAAGGACGAAGTGGCACTCATCCGCGCGGGCCAAGACGCGCCTTCCACCTCTGCGGAACGCGGAGTGCAACGGTGGCTCACGTTAGCGCGCAATCGCAACGTCTGGGGCATTGTGCTGGGGCGTGCACTCACTGATCCTATCTGGTGGTTCTATGTCTTTTGGCTTCCGCAATATCTCAGTGATGCACGCGGATTCAGCCTGCAGCGCATCGCCCTTTTTGCGTGGATACCTTTTATCGCCGCCGATCTTGGCAACTTCACGGGAGGCTGGATTTCAGGCTACTGCATTCGCCGCGGCGTCTCGGTGCTGCGTGCCCGCACCTGGGTATGCGTCGTCAGTTGCCTGCCGATTCTTGCGGGGATTCCTGCTGCCTCTGTACACAGCGTCTATTTTGCATTGGGGCTGATCTGTTTCGCACTGTGGGGCTACGCAAGTTGGTCGACCATGGGTCTCACTCTACCCTCCGATCTGTTTCCCCAGGACGTGGTGGCCACGGTAACCGGGGTAAGCGGGCTGGCAGCTGGGCTGGTGGGCGCGGCCTTCACATTTGCCGTCGGCATCCTGGTCGATCGCTTTTCTTATGCGCCAGCGTTTCTGGTTGCCGGTCTGATGCCGATTCTGGCAACTGCTTGTTTGTTGCTGCTGGTTCGCGCTCCAGCCAGCGCTGCTGGTCCGATTGCGCTGAAGAGCTAA
- a CDS encoding amidohydrolase family protein, whose protein sequence is MKTLALPLALTLIAGGSGGQTSTKSTPDVKPASTPVMGAFNDQELLQFTALEPIDTHTHIYESDPVFFAMLQKLHLHILDIIVVADNNTPERKDLSKESKDVFEVVHNSNGHAAACTTFDVYRFNQRDFVPAAIRQLNQSFDEGAIAVKLWKNVGMEIKDAKGNYILPDDPSLEPIYKDIAAHGKTLVTHVADPDTAWSPPNPTDPDFSYFADHPEWYMYKIPHSPSKEAILLARDHVLEKNPDLRMVGAHFGSMEGDFSQVARHLDRYPNFAVDLASRIPYLMMQPRADMIAFITKYQDRLIYGTDDTINPQDNVHQMVRRSEASYAREWRFLATDDTLDFRGHKVEGLALPGPVLRKLYHDNAVHWFPGILGSSH, encoded by the coding sequence GTGAAAACACTCGCGCTACCGTTGGCCTTGACGTTAATTGCTGGAGGGTCTGGGGGACAGACGTCCACGAAAAGCACTCCTGATGTTAAACCTGCATCCACGCCGGTAATGGGTGCTTTCAATGACCAGGAGCTGTTGCAATTCACAGCGCTCGAACCCATTGATACCCACACTCATATCTACGAGAGCGATCCAGTGTTCTTTGCGATGCTACAGAAGCTTCACCTACATATTTTGGATATTATCGTCGTGGCCGATAACAACACCCCTGAGAGGAAAGATTTATCAAAAGAAAGCAAGGATGTCTTTGAAGTCGTTCACAACAGTAACGGCCATGCGGCCGCGTGCACAACATTCGATGTGTACCGCTTCAATCAGCGCGACTTCGTGCCTGCTGCGATTCGCCAGCTTAACCAAAGTTTCGATGAGGGGGCCATCGCAGTAAAACTATGGAAGAACGTCGGAATGGAAATCAAGGATGCCAAAGGCAACTATATCCTTCCGGACGATCCCTCCCTTGAGCCTATCTACAAGGACATCGCTGCTCACGGCAAGACACTTGTTACACATGTTGCAGATCCCGACACAGCGTGGTCTCCTCCAAATCCTACTGACCCTGACTTCTCCTACTTTGCGGACCATCCAGAGTGGTACATGTACAAGATCCCCCATTCCCCATCCAAGGAGGCAATCCTTCTGGCACGCGATCATGTGCTTGAAAAAAATCCAGATCTTCGCATGGTTGGAGCCCACTTTGGCAGTATGGAAGGAGATTTTAGCCAAGTAGCCCGGCATCTAGATCGCTACCCCAACTTTGCCGTAGATCTTGCCTCTCGCATACCTTATCTAATGATGCAACCCCGTGCCGATATGATCGCTTTCATAACTAAATATCAAGATCGGTTGATCTACGGTACCGACGACACAATCAACCCACAGGACAATGTTCATCAAATGGTAAGAAGATCCGAAGCATCCTACGCGCGGGAATGGCGTTTCCTTGCAACGGATGATACTTTGGATTTCCGTGGCCACAAGGTTGAAGGTTTAGCTTTGCCTGGGCCGGTGTTGCGGAAGCTATATCATGATAATGCGGTTCATTGGTTTCCCGGCATTCTTGGTAGCTCCCACTGA